The Papio anubis isolate 15944 chromosome 5, Panubis1.0, whole genome shotgun sequence genome has a segment encoding these proteins:
- the TNFAIP8 gene encoding tumor necrosis factor alpha-induced protein 8 isoform X2: MLKLVATDVFNSKNLAVQAQKKILGKMVSKSIATTLIDDTSSEVLDELYRVTREYTQNKKEAEKIIKNLIKTVIKLAILYRNNQFNQDELALMEKFKKKVHQLAMTVVSFHQVDYTFDRNVLSRLLNECREMLHQIIQRHLTAKSHGRVNNVFDHFSDCDFLAALYNPFGNFKPHLQKLCDGINKMLDEENI, translated from the coding sequence tgGCCACAGATGTCTTTAATTCCAAAAACCTGGCCGTTCAGGCACAAAAGAAGATCTTGGGTAAAATGGTGTCCAAATCCATCGCCACCACCTTAATAGATGACACGAGTAGTGAGGTGCTGGATGAGCTCTACAGAGTGACCAGGGAGTACACCCAAAAcaagaaggaggcagagaagatCATCAAGAACCTTATCAAGACGGTCATCAAGCTGGCCATTCTTTACAGGAATAATCAGTTTAATCAAGATGAGCTAGCACTGATGGAGAAATTTAAGAAGAAAGTTCATCAACTTGCTATGACCGTGGTCAGTTTCCACCAGGTGGATTATACCTTTGACCGGAATGTGTTATCCAGGCTGTTAAATGAATGCAGAGAGATGCTGCACCAAATCATTCAGCGTCACCTCACAGCCAAGTCACATGGACGGGTTAATAATGTCTTTGATCATTTTTCAGATTGTGACTTTTTGGCTGCCTTGTATAATCCTTTTGGGAATTTTAAACCCCACTTACAAAAACTATGTGATGGTATCAACAAAATGTTGGATGAAGAGAACATATGA
- the TNFAIP8 gene encoding tumor necrosis factor alpha-induced protein 8 isoform X3 produces the protein MATDVFNSKNLAVQAQKKILGKMVSKSIATTLIDDTSSEVLDELYRVTREYTQNKKEAEKIIKNLIKTVIKLAILYRNNQFNQDELALMEKFKKKVHQLAMTVVSFHQVDYTFDRNVLSRLLNECREMLHQIIQRHLTAKSHGRVNNVFDHFSDCDFLAALYNPFGNFKPHLQKLCDGINKMLDEENI, from the coding sequence tgGCCACAGATGTCTTTAATTCCAAAAACCTGGCCGTTCAGGCACAAAAGAAGATCTTGGGTAAAATGGTGTCCAAATCCATCGCCACCACCTTAATAGATGACACGAGTAGTGAGGTGCTGGATGAGCTCTACAGAGTGACCAGGGAGTACACCCAAAAcaagaaggaggcagagaagatCATCAAGAACCTTATCAAGACGGTCATCAAGCTGGCCATTCTTTACAGGAATAATCAGTTTAATCAAGATGAGCTAGCACTGATGGAGAAATTTAAGAAGAAAGTTCATCAACTTGCTATGACCGTGGTCAGTTTCCACCAGGTGGATTATACCTTTGACCGGAATGTGTTATCCAGGCTGTTAAATGAATGCAGAGAGATGCTGCACCAAATCATTCAGCGTCACCTCACAGCCAAGTCACATGGACGGGTTAATAATGTCTTTGATCATTTTTCAGATTGTGACTTTTTGGCTGCCTTGTATAATCCTTTTGGGAATTTTAAACCCCACTTACAAAAACTATGTGATGGTATCAACAAAATGTTGGATGAAGAGAACATATGA
- the TNFAIP8 gene encoding tumor necrosis factor alpha-induced protein 8 isoform X1 translates to MHSEAEEFKEVATDVFNSKNLAVQAQKKILGKMVSKSIATTLIDDTSSEVLDELYRVTREYTQNKKEAEKIIKNLIKTVIKLAILYRNNQFNQDELALMEKFKKKVHQLAMTVVSFHQVDYTFDRNVLSRLLNECREMLHQIIQRHLTAKSHGRVNNVFDHFSDCDFLAALYNPFGNFKPHLQKLCDGINKMLDEENI, encoded by the coding sequence tgGCCACAGATGTCTTTAATTCCAAAAACCTGGCCGTTCAGGCACAAAAGAAGATCTTGGGTAAAATGGTGTCCAAATCCATCGCCACCACCTTAATAGATGACACGAGTAGTGAGGTGCTGGATGAGCTCTACAGAGTGACCAGGGAGTACACCCAAAAcaagaaggaggcagagaagatCATCAAGAACCTTATCAAGACGGTCATCAAGCTGGCCATTCTTTACAGGAATAATCAGTTTAATCAAGATGAGCTAGCACTGATGGAGAAATTTAAGAAGAAAGTTCATCAACTTGCTATGACCGTGGTCAGTTTCCACCAGGTGGATTATACCTTTGACCGGAATGTGTTATCCAGGCTGTTAAATGAATGCAGAGAGATGCTGCACCAAATCATTCAGCGTCACCTCACAGCCAAGTCACATGGACGGGTTAATAATGTCTTTGATCATTTTTCAGATTGTGACTTTTTGGCTGCCTTGTATAATCCTTTTGGGAATTTTAAACCCCACTTACAAAAACTATGTGATGGTATCAACAAAATGTTGGATGAAGAGAACATATGA